The proteins below come from a single Thermodesulfovibrionales bacterium genomic window:
- the motA gene encoding flagellar motor stator protein MotA — protein MFQRYKNVMSHPELVTFIADNFKVIVSSNVPAHELDSLMELEIETEHREAIIPSASIGRVADGLPGLGIVAAVLGVVLTMQKIDQPPAVLGHSIGAALVGTFLGVLMCYGFVGPVSVNLEHLAREKTIPFNVIRTAMVSFAGGSAPQIAVEFGRRAIPEKEKPTFKELETAINRLK, from the coding sequence ATCTTTCAGAGGTATAAAAATGTAATGTCCCATCCAGAACTTGTAACATTCATAGCAGACAATTTTAAGGTAATTGTATCCTCAAATGTCCCAGCCCATGAACTTGACAGCCTGATGGAGCTGGAGATAGAAACAGAACACAGGGAGGCAATTATTCCCTCAGCAAGTATAGGAAGGGTAGCTGACGGACTTCCAGGTCTTGGAATAGTTGCAGCAGTTCTTGGAGTTGTCCTGACCATGCAGAAAATAGATCAGCCTCCAGCAGTTCTCGGACACAGCATAGGAGCAGCCCTGGTTGGAACATTCCTTGGAGTTCTCATGTGTTATGGCTTTGTTGGTCCTGTATCAGTGAACCTTGAACACCTTGCAAGAGAAAAGACAATACCCTTTAATGTAATAAGGACTGCAATGGTATCCTTTGCCGGAGGTTCTGCACCACAGATAGCAGTGGAATTTGGCAGAAGGGCAATACCAGAAAAGGAGAAACCAACATTCAAGGAACTTGAAACAGCAATAAATAGACTTAAATAA